The Thiosulfativibrio zosterae genome has a window encoding:
- the nadA gene encoding quinolinate synthase NadA has protein sequence MDILDLQAKSIPAALQSRIDALAIAAPTAPWLSAAEKQHLKDTIKTLLKQKNAQLVAHYYVDDELQALAEETGGKVADSLEMANFGAQSKADILVVCGVRFMGETAKMLSPEKTILMPDLNATCSLDEGCPPEEFAKFCAKYPDHKVVVYANTSAEVKAIADWVVTSGNALEIVSHLKAQGEKIIWAPDQHLGNWIEQQTGIEMIRWQGNCIVHHEFQTYELQALKEKHPDAKVLVHPESPKEVVALADVVGSTRVMIEAVQNMPDQKFIVATDYGIFYKMQQVAPGKTLIVAPTGGSKNTCNSCAHCPWMAMNSLQNLAACLQNMTGEVLIEESIRVKALASVERMLQFSRQQGLVKIQA, from the coding sequence ATGGATATTCTAGATTTACAAGCGAAAAGCATTCCTGCAGCATTGCAATCTCGAATTGATGCTTTGGCCATTGCTGCGCCTACTGCTCCTTGGCTTTCTGCCGCTGAAAAACAACACCTTAAAGACACCATCAAAACCCTGCTCAAACAAAAAAATGCCCAGCTGGTTGCGCATTATTATGTAGATGATGAACTGCAAGCCTTGGCTGAAGAAACCGGCGGCAAGGTTGCCGATTCTTTAGAAATGGCGAATTTTGGTGCCCAGTCTAAGGCGGATATTTTGGTGGTTTGCGGGGTGCGTTTTATGGGCGAAACCGCCAAAATGCTCAGCCCTGAAAAAACCATTTTAATGCCAGATTTAAATGCCACTTGTTCGCTCGATGAAGGCTGTCCGCCCGAAGAGTTTGCTAAGTTTTGTGCCAAATATCCCGACCATAAAGTGGTGGTTTACGCCAATACCAGTGCCGAAGTGAAAGCCATTGCCGACTGGGTGGTCACCTCTGGCAATGCTTTGGAAATTGTGTCGCACCTAAAAGCCCAAGGCGAAAAAATCATTTGGGCGCCGGATCAGCATTTGGGTAATTGGATTGAGCAGCAAACCGGTATTGAAATGATTCGCTGGCAGGGCAACTGCATCGTGCATCACGAATTTCAAACCTACGAGTTGCAAGCCTTAAAAGAAAAACATCCTGATGCTAAAGTATTGGTGCATCCTGAGTCCCCAAAAGAAGTGGTGGCTTTGGCGGATGTGGTGGGTTCAACGCGCGTTATGATTGAAGCGGTGCAAAATATGCCCGATCAAAAATTTATTGTCGCCACTGACTATGGCATTTTTTATAAGATGCAACAGGTCGCACCGGGCAAAACGCTCATAGTCGCGCCCACAGGCGGTTCTAAAAATACCTGTAATTCATGTGCGCACTGCCCGTGGATGGCGATGAACAGTTTGCAAAACCTGGCAGCTTGTTTACAAAATATGACAGGTGAGGTTTTAATTGAAGAGTCTATTCGAGTTAAAGCCTTGGCATCGGTTGAGCGTATGTTGCAGTTTTCGCGTCAGCAAGGCTTGGTGAAAATTCAGGCCTAA
- the aspS gene encoding aspartate--tRNA ligase, producing the protein MRTHYCGQVTEALEGQQVTVSGWVHRRRDHGGVIFIDLRDREGLVQIVVNPDDAEKFAKAEKVRSEYVLKVIGQVTARVPETINERMATGKIEIVASDIEVLSVSAPIPFQLDDKTISEEVRLTYRYLDLRREEMQYAMKTRYKVTRSMRRYLDDKGFMDMETPILTKSTPEGARDYLVPSRTHLNKFFALPQSPQLFKQLLMMSGFDRYYQITRCFRDEDLRADRQPEFTQLDIETSFMSEAEVMDLMEGLAKTIFREGVDVHFDYEFPRMTYADAISKYGIDRPDLRIKMELVDVADLLQDIDFKVFAAPAKDPMGRVAALRVPQGGKMTRKEIDDYTKFVSIYGAKGLAYIKVNDLAAGIEGLQSPIVKFFPDQVMEILARVGAQDGDLVFFGADKAKIVNEALGALRCKIGEDLGLIEQEWAPVWVVDFPMFEMDEKQARLTAVHHPFTQPKATTEEILNHTAPHQMLAKAYDLVINGIEVGGGSVRIHDTNMQAAVFKLLGISDEDANEKFGFLLNALKYGCPPHAGMAFGLDRLVMLMIKRESIRDVIAFPKTQSAACLLTEAPGIVDDQQLIDLDLRFRKPAVPKS; encoded by the coding sequence ATGCGTACACACTATTGTGGACAAGTAACTGAAGCTTTAGAAGGTCAACAAGTCACGGTTTCTGGCTGGGTTCACCGTCGCCGTGACCACGGTGGGGTAATATTTATTGACTTGCGTGACCGTGAAGGTTTAGTGCAAATTGTTGTTAACCCAGACGATGCTGAGAAGTTTGCTAAAGCCGAAAAAGTTCGCTCTGAGTATGTATTAAAAGTGATTGGTCAAGTGACTGCCCGCGTACCAGAAACCATTAACGAGCGTATGGCGACCGGTAAAATCGAAATTGTAGCGAGCGATATTGAAGTGCTTTCGGTGTCTGCCCCCATTCCGTTCCAGTTAGACGACAAAACCATTTCTGAAGAAGTGCGCTTAACTTATCGTTATTTAGATTTGCGTCGTGAAGAGATGCAATATGCCATGAAAACCCGTTACAAAGTCACGCGCTCAATGCGTCGTTATTTAGATGATAAAGGGTTTATGGACATGGAAACACCTATCCTAACCAAGTCAACCCCAGAAGGCGCGCGTGATTATTTGGTGCCCAGTCGTACACACCTAAACAAATTTTTTGCGTTACCTCAGTCACCGCAGTTGTTTAAACAATTGTTGATGATGTCAGGTTTTGACCGTTATTATCAAATCACGCGTTGTTTCCGTGACGAAGATTTGCGTGCCGACCGTCAACCTGAATTCACTCAATTAGATATTGAAACTTCTTTTATGTCTGAAGCAGAAGTGATGGACTTAATGGAAGGTTTGGCCAAAACCATTTTCCGTGAAGGCGTGGATGTGCATTTTGATTATGAATTCCCTCGCATGACCTATGCAGATGCAATTTCAAAATACGGAATTGACCGTCCTGATTTACGCATCAAGATGGAATTGGTGGATGTTGCTGATTTATTGCAAGACATCGACTTTAAAGTATTTGCAGCACCCGCCAAAGATCCTATGGGGCGCGTAGCAGCTTTGCGTGTGCCACAAGGTGGCAAGATGACCCGTAAAGAAATTGATGATTACACCAAGTTTGTCAGTATTTATGGTGCTAAAGGTTTGGCTTATATTAAAGTCAATGACTTGGCTGCGGGTATTGAGGGATTGCAATCACCGATTGTTAAATTCTTCCCAGACCAAGTCATGGAAATTTTGGCGCGCGTGGGTGCACAAGATGGTGATTTAGTTTTCTTTGGTGCCGACAAAGCCAAAATCGTAAACGAAGCTTTAGGTGCTTTGCGTTGTAAAATTGGTGAAGATTTAGGGTTGATTGAACAAGAATGGGCGCCTGTTTGGGTGGTGGATTTCCCAATGTTTGAAATGGATGAAAAACAAGCGCGTCTAACCGCAGTGCATCACCCATTTACACAACCTAAAGCCACCACCGAAGAAATTCTAAATCACACGGCGCCACACCAAATGTTGGCCAAAGCTTATGATCTAGTCATTAACGGTATTGAAGTGGGCGGTGGTTCGGTGCGTATTCACGATACCAATATGCAGGCTGCGGTCTTTAAGTTATTAGGTATTAGCGATGAAGATGCTAATGAGAAGTTTGGTTTCTTACTCAATGCACTTAAATACGGTTGCCCACCACATGCAGGTATGGCGTTTGGTTTAGATCGTTTAGTCATGTTAATGATTAAACGCGAATCGATTCGTGATGTTATTGCCTTCCCGAAAACTCAGTCAGCCGCCTGTTTGTTAACAGAAGCCCCTGGTATTGTGGATGATCAGCAACTGATTGATTTAGATTTGCGTTTTAGAAAACCGGCAGTACCTAAGTCTTAA
- a CDS encoding DUF502 domain-containing protein: protein MGLIKRYLIAGLLVWLPLGVTIAALIFLINLFDQSLLLLPPQYRPDALLGVHVPGFGILLSLALILITGMLVANFLGGKIVGLWEGLLSRIPLVRSIYTAVKQIAEALFGNGSQTFQKVYLIQYPRQGLWTLAFQTSLQQGEAQRKTGLNEVVNMFVPTTPNPTSGFFLMASKNEIIELDMSVDSALKMVISGGVVVPLEKHKQMQKIEQATALQSDAVAPQAGHAAESSEPPAKETH, encoded by the coding sequence ATGGGATTGATAAAGCGCTACTTAATTGCGGGTTTACTGGTTTGGTTACCTTTGGGTGTCACCATTGCGGCCTTAATATTTTTGATTAATTTGTTTGATCAAAGTTTATTACTGTTACCGCCACAATATCGCCCAGATGCATTGCTTGGCGTCCATGTACCCGGTTTTGGGATTTTGCTCTCTTTGGCATTGATTTTAATCACCGGTATGTTGGTGGCCAACTTCTTGGGTGGCAAAATTGTAGGGCTGTGGGAAGGTTTGTTATCGCGAATTCCTCTGGTGCGGTCTATTTATACCGCAGTAAAGCAAATTGCCGAAGCCTTGTTTGGGAATGGCTCGCAAACCTTTCAAAAGGTGTACTTAATACAATACCCGCGCCAAGGGCTTTGGACATTGGCTTTCCAAACCAGTTTGCAACAGGGTGAAGCGCAGCGCAAAACAGGATTAAACGAAGTGGTCAATATGTTTGTGCCGACGACGCCAAACCCCACTTCTGGTTTTTTCTTAATGGCCTCTAAGAATGAAATTATTGAATTAGACATGTCAGTAGACAGTGCTTTAAAAATGGTCATTTCCGGTGGTGTAGTTGTACCACTCGAAAAACACAAGCAAATGCAAAAAATAGAACAGGCAACTGCACTTCAATCTGATGCGGTTGCTCCACAAGCAGGTCACGCCGCGGAATCGTCTGAGCCGCCTGCTAAAGAAACACACTAA
- a CDS encoding SDR family oxidoreductase, with translation MEQFILIGKSPVLSQQKPIILITGCSSGIGYNAAKTCQAKGYQVIATCRQQADVARLNQEGLTCFQMDMACSQSIQFAMSQILQFTNNRLDVLFNNAAFGLPGAVEDLSRDALRFQFETNVFGTQELTNLVIPVMRTQGSGKIIYNSSILGFAAMPYRGAYNASKFAIEGLADTLRLELKSANIQVSIIEPGPILSKFRENAYTQFKQWIAGKPSAHQENYQAMINRLETVGPSAPFTLGPEAVTQCLLHAINNPIPKVRYRVTLPTKVFAVLKRLLPSRWLDQLLIKAGGNGKR, from the coding sequence TTGGAACAATTCATTCTGATTGGTAAAAGCCCTGTGTTATCTCAACAAAAACCCATTATTTTAATCACCGGCTGTTCTTCTGGTATTGGCTATAACGCTGCCAAAACTTGCCAAGCCAAAGGCTATCAAGTCATCGCCACTTGCCGTCAACAAGCAGATGTTGCGCGCCTTAACCAAGAGGGGCTCACTTGTTTTCAAATGGACATGGCCTGCAGCCAGTCCATTCAATTTGCTATGAGTCAAATTTTGCAATTCACCAACAACCGCTTAGATGTTTTATTCAATAATGCCGCATTTGGCTTACCGGGCGCCGTTGAAGACCTAAGCCGTGACGCCCTTCGTTTTCAATTTGAAACCAATGTGTTTGGCACACAAGAGCTCACTAATTTGGTCATTCCCGTGATGCGCACGCAAGGCAGTGGCAAAATTATTTATAACAGCTCTATTTTAGGGTTTGCAGCCATGCCTTATCGTGGCGCTTATAACGCCAGTAAATTTGCGATTGAGGGCTTGGCAGACACACTCAGACTAGAGCTTAAATCAGCCAATATTCAGGTCAGCATTATCGAACCAGGCCCAATACTGTCTAAATTTAGAGAAAATGCCTACACCCAGTTCAAACAATGGATTGCCGGCAAACCCTCTGCCCATCAAGAAAACTATCAAGCCATGATAAATCGCCTAGAAACCGTGGGGCCCAGCGCACCCTTTACCCTCGGCCCTGAGGCAGTGACCCAATGTTTGTTACATGCCATCAATAACCCAATTCCCAAAGTGCGTTATCGAGTCACCCTTCCCACAAAAGTCTTTGCCGTGCTCAAACGCTTATTACCCAGCCGCTGGCTTGACCAACTGTTAATTAAGGCCGGTGGCAACGGTAAAAGATGA
- a CDS encoding patatin-like phospholipase family protein, giving the protein MTFHNFNTKTLLQILLGMVLALNFNQAWSFSTQNSVENRPKIGLVLAGGGARGLAHIGVIKALEKQNIPIDYISGTSMGALIGGLYAAGLSISEIETFATHIDWEQILNDNPPRYYLSFRRKQDQYGYFIPGEIGMNHWELLFPSGLLQGQQQYNLLEGLLVNSPIQGKSIDFNQLKIPFRAVATDIESSESVILDHGNLAKALRASMSVPGVFAPVKINNHLLVDGGITNNTPIDVVRQMGANIVIVSDIHTPKTKKENLGSFVAISDQIISSMTTNNTLAQLATLQAQDIHLIPQLGNIGAGNFDQAVKLIKLGEQAVVQQQNALKKLASRQTLPEKTTSAPLIIHRLNIHNRTRLSTTMIQEHIRQPLGEEFNKTLLDTNIATLYGTGFFQLLHYEIEEHQQQNELHIYAEEPSWGPNFFKLKFDLASNFYDTNIFNLGIRHTYMPANSMGGEWRNEMQFGDTVLLHTAYYQPFNDRHEYFIKPFVEYRDHVYRIVDTENRNLYSEFRLEHQAQSFGVYFGYNLSQQLNVSLKLYAEKGELALGPKTSAQVKTNYYDKITALELSYDTLNQVSFPDRGTRFNAQILNNRESWSDLPLAQEWQMEFSKFHSIGRHTFNGFFQYSDSDNNSLANIHSFKTLGGFQRLSGYAEDALFGDRLIFGRIKYQYRLSGNTSRTLNFPLYIGTTLEAGNVFDATTADNKRSNIDLNKLLYASSVFVGLNSFIGPVYLAYGYQNTKNQSLYLYFGKEFY; this is encoded by the coding sequence ATGACATTCCATAATTTCAACACTAAAACCCTGCTGCAAATCCTGTTGGGCATGGTTTTAGCGCTTAATTTTAACCAGGCCTGGTCATTTTCAACTCAAAACAGTGTCGAAAATCGCCCTAAAATTGGACTTGTTTTGGCGGGTGGAGGTGCTCGTGGTCTAGCACATATCGGCGTAATTAAAGCCCTAGAGAAACAAAATATCCCTATCGACTACATCAGCGGCACCAGCATGGGGGCACTCATTGGCGGGCTATACGCTGCAGGCCTTAGCATCTCAGAAATTGAAACTTTTGCGACGCATATTGATTGGGAACAAATTCTCAATGACAATCCGCCACGCTACTATCTGTCTTTTCGCCGCAAACAAGACCAATATGGCTATTTTATCCCGGGTGAAATCGGCATGAACCACTGGGAATTGCTCTTTCCCAGCGGACTCTTGCAAGGACAGCAACAATACAACCTCTTAGAAGGATTACTGGTCAACAGCCCTATTCAGGGAAAATCCATCGACTTTAACCAACTTAAAATACCCTTTCGCGCAGTGGCTACCGATATCGAAAGCAGTGAATCGGTTATTTTAGACCATGGCAATCTCGCCAAAGCGTTACGCGCCAGTATGTCTGTGCCGGGTGTTTTTGCGCCGGTTAAAATCAACAATCATTTATTGGTCGATGGCGGCATTACCAACAACACCCCCATTGATGTGGTGCGCCAAATGGGCGCAAACATTGTGATCGTGTCAGACATCCATACACCCAAAACTAAAAAAGAAAATTTGGGTAGTTTTGTGGCGATTTCTGATCAAATAATTTCCAGCATGACCACCAATAACACCCTTGCGCAACTGGCTACTTTACAAGCACAGGACATCCACTTAATACCTCAATTAGGCAATATAGGCGCTGGAAACTTTGACCAGGCAGTCAAGTTAATTAAACTGGGCGAACAAGCGGTTGTACAACAACAAAATGCCCTAAAAAAATTGGCTTCTCGCCAAACTCTACCCGAAAAAACAACCTCGGCACCGCTGATTATTCACCGACTCAACATTCATAATCGCACCCGACTTTCAACCACCATGATTCAAGAGCATATTCGCCAGCCTTTAGGCGAGGAGTTCAATAAAACGCTACTGGATACCAATATCGCCACGCTCTATGGCACAGGATTTTTTCAGCTACTGCACTACGAAATCGAAGAACACCAACAGCAAAATGAACTGCACATTTACGCAGAAGAACCCTCCTGGGGACCCAACTTTTTTAAGCTGAAATTTGATTTAGCGTCAAACTTTTACGACACCAATATTTTTAATCTTGGGATTCGACACACCTATATGCCCGCTAATTCGATGGGCGGCGAATGGCGAAATGAAATGCAATTTGGTGACACCGTATTATTGCACACCGCCTACTATCAACCCTTTAATGACCGACATGAGTATTTTATAAAACCCTTTGTTGAATATCGTGACCATGTCTATCGAATTGTCGATACCGAAAATCGCAATTTGTATTCTGAATTTAGACTAGAACACCAAGCGCAATCTTTCGGTGTTTACTTTGGTTACAACCTATCTCAACAATTAAATGTCAGCCTAAAGCTTTATGCAGAAAAAGGTGAGTTAGCGCTCGGCCCTAAAACCAGCGCCCAAGTTAAAACCAATTACTATGACAAAATTACAGCGCTCGAATTGTCTTATGACACCCTCAATCAGGTGAGCTTTCCTGATCGCGGAACTCGCTTTAATGCGCAAATACTCAATAACCGTGAAAGCTGGAGCGACCTACCCTTGGCACAAGAGTGGCAAATGGAATTTTCTAAATTTCACTCCATCGGACGCCATACTTTTAACGGTTTTTTTCAATATAGTGATTCAGACAATAACTCCCTAGCCAACATTCACAGCTTTAAAACGCTGGGCGGCTTTCAACGCTTATCAGGTTATGCCGAAGACGCTCTATTTGGCGACCGCTTAATTTTTGGGCGTATTAAATACCAATATAGACTGTCCGGAAACACCAGCCGAACCCTCAATTTTCCACTTTATATTGGTACCACCTTAGAAGCGGGCAATGTGTTTGATGCCACCACAGCGGACAACAAAAGATCTAATATAGACTTGAACAAGTTGCTTTACGCCAGTAGTGTTTTCGTTGGACTCAATAGTTTTATTGGACCAGTCTATTTAGCTTATGGCTATCAAAACACCAAAAACCAATCGCTCTACTTGTATTTTGGCAAAGAATTCTACTAA
- a CDS encoding ABC transporter ATP-binding protein, whose product MPSKASNVWIANLSHTFKKQTKPTLKDINLSIPKGQLTALIGRSGCGKSTLLQMIAGLLIPSDGAIRINGHTVTKPSAKWNMMFQKPSLYPWMTVRENAALGLVFSGTYKDKKDKVEDLLDMVGLAEHKDKNVQQLSGGQQQRVALARSLATEPEILLLDEPFSALDAFTRTSLQNEVSQICHDQGITMVMVTHDIEEAVAMADKVIIMSQNPGEIVGELSVDFSYPRDRSSDAFNILKEQLFAEFEKIDQAKQKALQETA is encoded by the coding sequence ATGCCCAGTAAAGCTTCAAATGTATGGATTGCCAACCTTTCGCATACTTTCAAAAAACAAACCAAACCAACACTTAAGGATATCAACCTATCCATTCCCAAGGGTCAGTTAACGGCCTTAATCGGTCGAAGCGGTTGTGGTAAGTCAACCCTTTTGCAAATGATTGCTGGTTTATTAATTCCTTCTGATGGTGCCATTCGCATCAATGGTCATACAGTGACTAAGCCGAGCGCCAAATGGAACATGATGTTCCAAAAGCCCTCGCTTTATCCTTGGATGACCGTTCGTGAAAATGCCGCTTTGGGATTGGTTTTTTCAGGAACCTACAAAGACAAAAAGGACAAGGTTGAAGACTTACTCGACATGGTCGGCTTGGCTGAACACAAAGACAAAAATGTTCAGCAATTGTCTGGCGGACAACAGCAAAGGGTAGCTTTGGCGCGCTCTTTGGCCACAGAACCAGAAATCCTACTTTTGGACGAACCTTTTTCTGCGCTAGATGCGTTTACCCGAACTTCTTTACAAAATGAAGTGTCGCAAATTTGTCACGACCAAGGCATCACTATGGTGATGGTAACACACGACATTGAAGAAGCCGTCGCCATGGCTGATAAAGTAATCATCATGAGCCAAAACCCAGGCGAAATTGTTGGCGAACTCAGCGTGGATTTTTCTTATCCAAGAGATCGCAGCTCTGATGCTTTTAATATTCTTAAAGAACAACTGTTTGCCGAATTCGAAAAAATTGACCAGGCCAAACAGAAAGCTCTGCAAGAAACCGCTTAA
- a CDS encoding ABC transporter substrate-binding protein: MCQYCNVENESSRLDYVYNPKKGRREFILDSLATAGGLAAAMSLPSQAFANMEMPEDEVVRIGYLPITDASALLVAHAMGFFEDEGLKTEKPTLIRGWSPLIEGFAAKKFNLVHFLKPIPVWMRYNNKFPIKITGWAHTNGSGLVVGKHTGIEEFSQLGGKQIAVPYWYSMHNIVLQMALKNAGLEPVIQDQKDPLKPNQVNLQIMPPPDMPPALAAKKIDAFIVAEPFNAAGELLAGGKMLRFTGDIWKNHPCCVICMHDDDVDKKKEWSQKVMNAVVRGALYAQEHKEEVAHMLSREGKKYLPMKANVVLKAMTDYSVEHYTKPAAIEHADWGVGRIDFNPYPYPSATKFIVDQLKETLVTGDITFLKDLDTDFVVKDLVNYEYVKNAMDKFDAWKKVPGVNPNDPLNREEVFVL, from the coding sequence ATGTGCCAATATTGCAATGTTGAAAATGAGTCCTCAAGATTAGATTATGTCTACAACCCTAAAAAAGGGCGTCGTGAATTTATATTAGATAGCCTAGCCACCGCTGGGGGCTTGGCCGCAGCCATGAGCTTGCCTTCGCAAGCTTTTGCCAATATGGAAATGCCAGAAGATGAAGTGGTTCGTATCGGCTATCTACCCATTACTGATGCCAGCGCCCTTTTGGTTGCTCATGCCATGGGCTTTTTTGAAGACGAGGGTTTAAAAACTGAAAAACCAACTCTTATCCGCGGTTGGTCACCTTTAATTGAAGGCTTTGCAGCGAAGAAATTTAACCTAGTCCATTTCTTAAAGCCCATTCCTGTCTGGATGCGGTATAACAATAAATTCCCTATCAAAATCACAGGTTGGGCACACACCAATGGCTCAGGGCTAGTGGTTGGAAAACATACGGGCATTGAAGAATTTTCGCAATTGGGTGGTAAACAAATCGCCGTGCCTTACTGGTATTCTATGCACAATATTGTGCTACAAATGGCCTTAAAAAATGCCGGTCTAGAACCTGTGATTCAAGACCAAAAAGATCCACTCAAACCTAATCAAGTCAACCTACAAATTATGCCTCCGCCAGATATGCCACCGGCTTTGGCTGCTAAAAAAATTGATGCTTTTATCGTAGCCGAACCCTTTAACGCGGCGGGCGAATTATTAGCCGGCGGAAAAATGTTGCGTTTTACCGGCGACATTTGGAAAAACCATCCTTGCTGCGTTATTTGTATGCATGATGATGATGTTGATAAAAAGAAAGAATGGTCACAAAAGGTTATGAATGCTGTGGTTCGTGGCGCACTTTATGCACAAGAGCACAAAGAAGAAGTAGCCCATATGCTTTCTCGTGAAGGCAAAAAATACTTACCTATGAAAGCCAATGTTGTTTTAAAAGCCATGACTGATTACTCGGTTGAGCATTATACAAAACCAGCCGCCATTGAACATGCCGACTGGGGCGTTGGTCGTATTGACTTTAACCCTTACCCTTATCCATCAGCCACCAAGTTCATTGTTGATCAACTCAAAGAAACCCTAGTGACAGGCGACATCACTTTCTTAAAAGATTTGGATACTGACTTTGTTGTGAAAGACTTAGTGAATTATGAATATGTTAAAAATGCGATGGACAAGTTCGATGCTTGGAAAAAAGTACCTGGTGTCAATCCAAATGACCCACTGAATCGTGAAGAGGTATTTGTATTATGA
- a CDS encoding ABC transporter permease, whose amino-acid sequence MSSIAVTPKLTLSDLSKRFKSLPTGVQGFVYATMGMGILLFLWWIGGLLIASNPNTEAFAAFAPGPTFVALWELILNGTLWETIYSSLYRIIYGLFWGIVIGVPMGILVGYFLPVRQVANMPFQFLRMISPLAWMPISVLAFESWDNAIIFLLVMATVWPIIFGTAHGVQRIDPNWFQVARNLGADGYQMLRRVILPAIAQDVFAGIRLAIGVAWVVLVPAEYLGVTSGLGYAINDARDTLDYDKLAAIVVVIGAIGYLLDFVAVKLIKRYSWHVE is encoded by the coding sequence ATGAGTTCAATCGCGGTAACCCCTAAATTGACTTTGAGCGACTTGTCAAAACGCTTTAAAAGTTTACCCACAGGCGTGCAAGGCTTTGTATATGCAACCATGGGTATGGGCATTTTGCTATTCCTTTGGTGGATTGGGGGGTTATTAATTGCCTCTAATCCAAATACCGAAGCATTTGCCGCTTTTGCACCCGGCCCAACTTTTGTTGCCTTATGGGAACTGATTCTCAATGGCACGCTATGGGAAACCATTTACTCAAGTTTATACCGTATTATCTATGGTTTATTCTGGGGGATTGTGATTGGGGTTCCCATGGGTATTTTGGTCGGTTACTTTTTACCGGTTCGCCAAGTTGCTAACATGCCTTTTCAGTTTTTACGCATGATCAGTCCATTAGCCTGGATGCCCATCTCTGTTTTGGCTTTTGAAAGCTGGGACAATGCCATTATCTTCTTATTGGTTATGGCAACCGTTTGGCCGATCATTTTCGGGACTGCTCACGGTGTGCAACGCATCGATCCCAACTGGTTCCAAGTTGCTCGCAACCTAGGTGCTGATGGTTACCAAATGCTTAGACGCGTCATTCTGCCAGCCATCGCTCAAGATGTGTTTGCAGGGATTCGTTTAGCCATAGGCGTTGCTTGGGTTGTGTTAGTGCCCGCTGAATATCTTGGGGTAACCTCTGGATTAGGCTATGCCATTAACGATGCTCGCGACACTTTAGATTACGACAAACTGGCAGCCATCGTAGTGGTCATCGGTGCGATAGGTTACTTATTAGACTTTGTAGCCGTCAAACTCATCAAACGCTACTCTTGGCATGTTGAATAA